AGCATTGGGTCGCGCAGGCGGGCTTGTGGACCGTCACCGCACTGCTGATCGCCGCGCATCAGGGCACGCTCTTGACGTACGGTTTTCCGTGCCTCGCGATCGCGGCCGGCCTGTGGCTGTATTTCATGAGCCCGGCGCGCTATGTCGGTTTCATGTGGTGGATGTGGTTCCTGAGCCCCGAGGTGCGACGCCTCGCCGACTGGTCGAAGGGCGCGTATACGCCGACGAGCCTGATCCAGATCGCGCCGCTCGCGGTCACGATGATCGCGGGGCTCGGCTTGCTGCGCCATTACAGGGTGCTCGCCGAGCGACGCGGACTGCCGGTGCTGCTGATCCTGTTCGGCCTGATGTACGCGTTTCTCGTCGGCGTCGTGTCGAGCGGGCCGCTCGCCGCCATCTACGACCTCGCGAATTGGCTCTACCCGGTGCTGATCGGCTTTCACATCGTCGTGCATTCGCGCGACTACCCCGAGTACCGCAAGGTGATTCTGTCGACGTTCGTCTGGGGGATGCTCGTGATGGGCGTCTACGGAATCGTGCAGTTCTTCGTGATGCCGAAGTGGGACGTGCTGTGGATGGTCGGCTCGCAGATGAGTTCGCAGGGCGATCCGGTGCCATACGGCGTGCGCGTGTTCAGCACGATGAATTCGTCGGGACCGTTCGCGTTCGCGATGATGGGCGCGCTCGTGTTCATGATCGCCGCGACCGAACGCGTGCGCTGGATCGCGGGCGCGGCCGGCTTCCTCTCGTTCTGCCTGTGTCTCGTGCGATCGACTTGGGGCGGCTGGGTGATCGCGCTCGTGATCCAGCTCGCGAAATCGAGCAATCGCGTGCGCGTGCGGATCATCGGCAGCGCGATCGTGCTGGCCGCGCTGTGCGTGCCGCTCTTGACCGTGGGCCCCGTCGCAGACCGCCTCGGCCAGCGCCTGCAATCGATCACGAACCTGAAGGATGACCGCAGCTACGACGATCGCAACAAGTTCTATGCGACGTTCGCGCAGACCGCGTTTACCGACGTCGCGGGCGAGGGGCTCGGCGCGACCGGCGCGTCGACGAAGCTGTCGAGCAGCAACGGTGATCTCGGCAAGTATGGCAGCTTCGACAGCGGCGTGATGAACGTGCCGTTCGTGCTCGGCTGGCCCGGCACGCTGCTCTATCTGTTCGGGCTTGTGTGGCTGCTCGGCCGCGTGCTGCGCGCGTCGTTCCGGCTGCGCCGCGACAAGTTCGTCGCCGCGTGCCTGAGTCTCAGTTTGTCTGTCTTCGCGATGCTCGTCTTCACCAATTCGTTCATCGGCACAGGAGGGCTGTTGCTGTTCATGAGCATATTTTCGATCTTGTCCGCGGCGCACTGGCAAAAGCTACAGCGCGCGAGCGCCGCGCGTTTTCCGGGAGCCGACCAGTGAGAATCGTCATCGTCACGCACGTCGTGCGGCATAACGACGGCCAGGGACGCGTCAATTACGAGATCGCGCGAGCGGCGCTCGCGGAGAACTATCAGGTGACGCTCGTCGCGTCGCATGTCGCGCCGGAGCTGCTCGCGGATGCGCGCGTGCGCTGGATTCCGGTGAAGGCCGGCCGCTTCTGGCCGTCGCACCTCGTCAAGCAGCAGGTGTTCGCGATCAAGAGCGCATGGTGGCTGCGCAACCATCGCGATGCGTACGACGTGCTGCACGTCAACGGCTTCATCTCGTGGGTGCGCGCCGACGTGAATACCGCGCACTTCGTTCACGGCGGCTGGTTCGCGAGTCCCTACTATCCGTTCCGCTTGTCGAAAGGGCTGTGGTCCGCGTATCAGTACATCTATACGCGAACGAATGCGCTGCTCGAAGGTTGGGCATACCGCCGCTCGCGCGCGATCACGGCCGTGTCGCAAAAGGTGGCCGACGAGATCGAGCGGATCGGCATCGACGGCGACCGGATCGGCGTGATCTACAACGGCGTAGACACGCGGGCGTTCGCGAACGCCGCGCCCGATCGCAATGCGTTCGGTTTGCCATCCGAACCGTTCATGCTGCTGTTCGTCGGCGATCTGCGCACGCCGCGCAAGAACCTGGGCACCGTGCTCAAGGCGCTGACGCAGCTGCCGCCGGACGTGCACCTCGCGGTCGCGGGATACCTGCCCGGCAGCCCGTATCCGGACGAGGCGCGCGCGCTGAAGATCGATTCGCGCGTGCATTTCCTCGGGCTCGTCAAGAACATGCCGACACTGATGTCGTCGGTCGATGCGTATGTGTTTCCTTCGCGCTACGAAGCGATGAGCCTGTCGCTGCTCGAAGCGATGGCGGCGGGGCTGCCCGTCGTGACCGCCCGCACGGCGGGCGGCGCGGAGATCATCACGCAGGATTGCGGGATCGTACTCGACGATCCCGACGATCCGGCCGCGCTCGCGCAGGCGATCGGACGCCTCGCGCGCTCGCGCGAAGCGTGCCGCGCGATGGGCGAGGCGGCGCGCAAGCTGATGGATGGATTCGGTTGGGCGCGCATGGGCGCGCAATACATCGCGCTGTATCGGCGGCTGCGCCAATCGTCGCAGTCGCCGTCGCTCGCCGGCGCCGAGCATGCCGTGACGCAGGAGCCATCGTAATGAAGCACACCGTAACGTCGATCAAGTCACTGCAAATCGGCATGCATTGGTTTCCCGAACGCGCGGGCGGGCTCGACCGCATGTATTACTCGCTCGTCGGCGCGCTGCCGGGCGCGGGTGTCGCGGTGCGCGGCGTCGTCGCGGGCTCCGAGCGCGTCGCGGCCGACACGGGCGGCGCGATCCGCGGCTTCGGCCCGGCGACGTCGTCGCTGCCGCGCCGGATGATCGCCGCGCGCCACGCGCTGCGCGATGTGGTTCGGATCGAGCGGCCGGACGTCGTGTCGTCGCATTTCGCGCTGTACACGTTCCCCGGTCTCGACGTGACGCGCGGCATTCCGCAGGTGTCGCATTTCCAGGGACCGTGGGCGGACGAGAGCCACGTCGAAGGCGCGGATTCGCTCGGGCAGAAGGTCAAGCACCGGCTCGAACAGGCGGTCTACGCGCGTTCGCTGCGGCTCATCGTGCTGTCGAACGCATTCGGCCAGATTCTCACGTCGCGCTACAACGTCGATCCGGACCGCGTGCGCGTCGTGCCGGGCTGCGTCGACACCGCGCAATTCGATCTGCCGATGACGCCCGCCGACGCGCGCCGCAAGCTGCAGCTGCCGCAGGACCGGCCGATCGTGCTCGCGGTGCGGCGGCTCGTGCGGCGCATGGGGCTCGAGGATCTGATCGACGCGGTGAAGATCGTGCGGCGCCGGCATCCGGACGTGCTGCTGCTGATCGCGGGCAAGGGGCGGCTCGAAGGCGAATTGCAGGAGCGGATCGACGATGCCGAGATCGGCGACAACGTGAAGCTGCTCGGCTTCGTGCCGGACAACCATCTGGCCGCGCTGTATCGCGCGGCGACGCTGAGCGTCGTGCCGACCGTCGCGCTGGAAGGGTTCGGCCTCATCACCGTCGAATCGCTCGCGTCCGGCACGCCGGTGCTCGTGACGCCCGTCGGCGGGCTGCCGGAGGCGGTCGCCGGCTTGTCCGAGGCGCTCGTGTTGCCCGAGATCGGCGCGTGCGCGATCGCGGACGGGCTGACCGCGGCGTTGTCGGGCTCGCTCGTGCTGCCGGATGCCGACGCTTGCCGGCAGTATGCGCGCGAGCATTTCGACAACGCGGTGATCGCGCGGCGTGTCGCGGAGGTCTACGAGGAAGCGATTCGGGCGGGAGCGTGACGCGCGGACGCGGCGTTCGGCCGTTCGCCTGTCCGCGGGCGATGCGCGGCGCGAGCGGACGGGCCGCACTGCATCGTTGCGGAATTTTCTAGTGAGTTTGATCAAGGCGGGACGCCGTGCGGTGCAATGCCGCCGGCCGGGCGTTTTCGAACGATGTGCGCTAGCGTTGCGCGGGCCGTCGTGCGTTGCCCGCATCGTCGCGCCGCTCGACACCGCGGCCGACCGCGTGCGCCGGGAAATTCAGTGCCGATCGCCGCGCCACTGCCCGGGCGCGAGTCCGAACCGTTTCGTGAACGCGTGCGTGAACGCGCTCTGATCGGCGAATCCGACTTCGCCCGCGATATCGGTCAGCGAACGTTTCGGATCCCCTAGCAACACGACCGCGGCGTCGAGCCGCAGCCGTTGCAGATAGCGATGCGGCGTCTCGCCGAATGCGTCGCAAAAGAGCTGATGGAAGCGGCGCATGCCGAAGCCGCAGTGGGCGGCGAGATCGGCGATTCGCAGCGGCTCCGCGAGATGCGCGCGCAGCCAGCGGTCGATCCGCGCGAAGTCGAGCCCGGCGGCCGGCCGCGGCGATGCGCCGCCCAGTTCGCCGACGAGCGCGCCGCAGAGGCGCGCGGCCGCCTGCCAGTGGAAGCGCCGAACCGACGCGACGTCGACGCGCGGCTCGGGCGCGACGCGCGACGCGAGTTCGCCGACGAGCGTCGTGAGGTCCGGATCGATCGACATCGTCTTCGCGCGCTCGAACAGCCGCTCGGGCACCGCGAGCGATCCGAGCGGCAGGTCGAGCACCAGTTGGCTGTTGTCGCCGAGCCCCGCGTATTCGTGCCGCGAGCCGGCCGGAATCAGCCAGGCGGAGCGGCAGTCGATCCGTTCGTCGGCGCCGTCGACCGTCATCGTCATCGAGCCGTCGACACCTAGCACGATCTGATGGAAGTCGTGCACGTCCGACTCCTGCACGGCGCCGTAGCGGCGCAGCGAGAGCGTCGGCGAAGCGAGGCGGGCCATGGATGCGGCGACGGTCGATGGTCGTCTGACGACGGAGCGATGCCGGCGTCAGACGTCGAGCAGTTCGACTTCGAACACGAGCGTCGCGTTCGGCGGAATCACGCCGCCCGCGCCGCGCGCGCCGTAGCCGAGTTGCGGCGGGATCGTCAGACGGCGCACGCCGCCCACCTTCATCCCTTGCACGCCTTCGTCCCAGCCCTTGATGACCATGCCGCCGCCGAGCACGAACGCGAACGGATCGTTGCGGTCCTTGCTCGAATCGAACTTCTGACCGTCGGTGAGCCAGCCGGTGTAGTGGACGCTCACCGTCTGGCCCGCGCGCGCCTCGGCGCCCGCGCCTTCGGTCAGGTCTTCGTATTTGAGGCCCGATTCGGTGGTGACGACTGCCATGAAATGCTCCTGATGGAAACGAAATGATCGCTATTGTAGGGGAGCCGCGCGATCTCGGCCGGATTTCCCGGCGCGCGCGGCTCGACGGCTTTGCGCGATGCGGCCGAAAAGCGCCCCGAGATTGCGTTTACGAGATAAGGCGATAGCCGGCGCAACCACGCCGAAACGCCCGCCACGCCTGGCTCCGTGGCCCGCCGCCCGGCGCTTTGCGGCCGCCCGCCGTTTGGAAGGCCGCCACTAACACGCGCCTTGCTTATCCGCGCATCCTCGCCATATTGTTTCAGTTATTAATGTAAAGGTTGGCGGCCGAACTGCGAGCGTGCGGTGGCCGGCGCCGCGTGACTTGGCGGGGCCGATGGTATGCGGCGGCCGGTGCGCGAGCGACCCGGCGCGAACCGTCGATTTGCGCGAGCCTTTCGCCGGCGCCGCATGCGACGCCGGCGGGCCCGGCACGCATCGACAACGCCAACGATCGCTCAGATAGGAGACATCGATGAATCAATCCGCGAAGTCGACGGACACCGTGTTCGTCATGCCCGTGCGCCGCGACCTGCGCTTCAATCTGCCGGTCGAGCGCGCGACGAATTGGCACGGGCAGGGCTCGCAGGTCTCGCATTTCTTCAACGCGCTGTCGCTGCTGTTCCCCGCGGGCGAGCGCTTCTTCATGGATTCGGTGCGCAACTACCGCGACCGGATCGACGATCCCGTGCTGAAGAAGCAGGTGCTCGGCTTCATCGGTCAGGAAGCGATGCACACGCGCGAGCACATCGAGTACAACGAACTGATGCAGGCGAACCGCCTGCCCGCGCGCAAGCTCGACAAGCGCGTGTGGAAGGTGCTCGGCTGGATGAAGAAGGTGCTGCCGCATTCGGTGCAGCTCGCGCATACGGTCGCGGCCGAGCACTACACGGCGATGCTCGCGAACTGGTTGCTGTCCGATCCGGCCGTGTTGGCCGGCTCGCACGAAGGCTACAAGCAGATGTGGCAGTGGCACGCGCTCGAGGAAACCGAGCACAAGGCGGTGTCGTTCGACGTGTGGAATGCGGTGATGAAGCCTGGTCCGAAGCGCTATCTGATTCGCGTCGGCGTTTTTCTCATGACGACGCTGATGTTCTGGCCGACCGTGTTCCTGCTGCATACGCGTCTGATTCGTTCGGACCGCTACGCGGATCATCGCGTGCGCGGCCTCTGGCGCGCGGCCAAGCTGCTGTACGGACCGCGCCACGGGATGTTCCCGAGCATCGCGCGCGAATGGCTGAGCTTCTTCCGGCCGGGCTTCCATCCGTGGGACCACGACAATCGCCATCATCTCAAACGCGTCGACGACATCGTCGCGGCGACGCAGGCGCGCGACGCGCAGACGTTGCCGCCGATCGATCTCGACGTCGCGAAGCCGGCGTGAGCCGGCGCGATCGGCCGGGCCGCCGCCCGAGATGGCCGCGCGGCCCACGCATGCCGCACGACGGTCGTTTGTCGTCGGCGGTTCTCCAGGCCGGTCCCGCACGCGCTCGAGGACAATGAGAAGGATTCCGCGAGCGCAACACTTTTTTCTCGTCACGCGGCGAAATTTCGACGCTTGACCTTTGCGCACTTGGCCGATTTTGCGCGCCCGCGTCGAAGAACGGGCGCGCGCGTTTCGCTGGGCGCATGCGGGTGCGGCGCTCGCGGGCACACGTGCGATGTGATCAGGAGGCGCGACATCGCGCGTTGCGAGTTCGGGGTGGTCGATTCATCCGTTGCTTTCCGGTTTGCCGAAGCCATGACGACCCGCCGCACGCGCGCGATGGCGGCGACGGGAAAGCGCGTTCCGTGATGCGGATTTGCGGCCGACGCGGGCCGGCGCGCTCGGCGGCTTCGTGCCGTGGCGATGTTGAGCCGGTCTGTCGTTCTTGTGTTTCTCGGTGTCGTCGAGCCATTCGGCGGTGCTGCGGCCTGTCGACCCGCCGACCCCCGACCCGCCCAAGCCGCCCAAGCCGCCCAAGCCGCCCAAGCCGCCCGCAGCTCAACTCGCCCAAGCCGCCTCGCCCGTCCCAAATCGGCTGAATCTTCCCCACCTCATGGCGTCCAGACCCCACCAACCAGCCCAATCCGCAGTTTATTGGGATCCGCCATCATTTTTTCTTGCAACGATCCAAAAATGGACTAATCTTGTTAGTAGATTCATTTTGAGACTAACCGCCATGTCCCATCCCGCTCTGAAGCCGCTCCCGAATCCGCCGGAGGCGACGGTCGCGCAAATGTCGGCGGCCGGCCTGCGCGCATTCTTCAACATCGCGCGCGACTGGGATCTGTCGACCGACGAGCAGATCGTCCTGCTGGGCTCGCCCGGCCGCTCGACGTTCTTCAAATGGAAGGCGTCGCCGCAGACCGCGCGTCTCACGCACGATACGCTCGAGCGCCTGTCGCTCGTGCTCGGCATCTACAAGGCGCTGCAGATCCTGCTGCCGCAGCCGGCCGCGGCGGACACATGGGTCAAGCGGCCGAACGACGCCGCGCCGTTCAACGGCAAGCGCGCGCTCGACCGGATGCTCGCGGGGAACATCAGCGATCTCGTCGCGGTGCGGCAATATCTCGACGCGACGCGAGGCGGATGGGCGTGAATTTCCCCGAACGGCAGACGGACTGGCCCACCGCGGCGCTTCACTGGACGCCCGCCTATCGCGTGATTCCCACGCGCTTTCCCGCGATCAACCTGTTCGACCGCGTCGCGTCGGCCGAGGACTTCGACGCGCTCTACGCGCTCGAAGCGCTGACCAACGACCGGGTGCGCACCGAAGTCGGCGTGCTCGGTCTCGTGCCGCCCGACGAGCGCCGCTTCGGGCCGGGCTACGGGCCGATCATGGCGGCGTTCACGCACCTGAATCCGAACGGCAGCCGTTTCTCGGACGGCAGCTATGGCGTGTTCTATTGTGCGCACACGCGCAATACGGCGATCGCGGAGACGCGCTACCACGCGTCGCTGTTCCTGGCCGCGACGAAGGAGCCGCCGATGCGTCAGCAGATGCGTCTCTACACGGTGGTCGCGCAAGGCGGGGTCGCCGACGTGCGCGCGTGGCGCGAGCGCGATCCGGCGCTCCTCGATCCCGTCGACTATACGGCCGGCCAGGCATTCGGCCATGCGGTGCGCGATGCGGGCGGCGCGGGCATCGCGTATCCGTCGGTGCGGGATCCGGGCGGCGAGTGTCTCGCGGCGTTCAGGACGACGCTGTTGCGCGATTGCCACCACGCCGCGTATCTCGAATACAACTGGAACGGCGCGGCGATCGACGCGGTATTCGAGCTGAATCAGGTCGGCTGAGCGCGCGGGCCGGGCACGACGCCGCTCGGCGGCGGCGCGGCGGCGCGCATCGAGGCAGTCGAATCGCGTCAAGGCAGCGGGACGTCGGCCGCGCCCTGGTGGCGCGCGGCCGCGACCGACAGCGACCAGCATTCGCCGCTCTTCGTGTCGAGCAGCGTGAGCCGGCCCGACGGATCGAACGCGCCGGTGTCGATGAACGTTTGCGCGCCGATGTGCACGACGTCGTGCATCGGCGTGTGGCCGCAGTAGGTGGTCGACAGGCCGCTCTGCCGCGCGGCCGGATCGGCGGTGCGCCCGTACGCGAGCTCGCGGCCCCACAGCAGGCGCGTGATCACGTCCGGCGCGTAGTCGCCGCGGTCGAGATCGGCATCGCTGCCGAAGAATTCCGCATGCAGCACGTTGAAGCGTTCGCCGCCTTCGCCGACGACGCGCACGAGCGGCAGCTCGCGCAGCCGCCGTGCGTAGCGCTCGAGCGTCTCGGCGGGCAGATCGGCCGCCCAGTCGCCGCCGATGCGCTGCCAGACGCTCATCGGCAGCCTGCCGGCGGCGACCGAGCACAGCACGTCCTCGTGATTGCCGAGCACGCAGTGGAACCACGGGCGGTCGAGCAGCGCGAGCGCCGACTCCGACTGCGTGCCGCGGTCGACGAGGTCGCCGACCGAGAACAGCCGGTCCCGCGCCGGATCGAAGCGCACGGTGTGCAGCAGCACGCGCAGCGGGTCGACGCAGCCGTGCAGATCGCCGACGACGAAATCGCGGCCGGCATGGTTCGCGGTATGGCGACGGATCAGGGGAGCGGTGTCCATTCGCCCATCTTAGGACACAGCCGCGCTTGGCGCAGCGGGACAACATGACGATAATCGCTGCGACGCGACGCGACGCGACGCGACGCGACGCGACGCGCCGCGGCGGCGGCGCGAACTTTCACTCGACTTTCGAAGATCCCGGCGAGAAACCATGACGTTCTATCCGCAAGTGCTGCGCAATCGTCCACGCATGGTGATCGCGGTCGCCATCGGCGCCGCGTTCGGCCTGCTGTTCCCGTACCCGCTGCGGCCGTTCTCGCGCATTCTGATCGGCTGGGATTGCACGATCTGGCTGTATCTCGTGCTGATGTGGGTGAGGATGGTGCGCGCGCATCATCACAAGGTGCGCGAGATCGCGATGCGCGAAGACGAGAACGCGACGATCGTGCTGACCATCATCTGTTTTGCAACGGTCGCGAGCATCGCCGCGATCGTGCTCGAGCTCGTCAGCGTGAAGAGCGTCGGATTCCGTTCGGGCCTCGGGCACTACGCGGTGACGGGCGCGACGATGTTCGGCGCGTGGTTCCTGATTCCGACGATCTTCACGCTGCACTATGCGCGGCTCTACTATCTGTCGCCGAAGGAGGCGCGCGCGCTGTCGTTTCCGGACCGCGAACTCGAGCCCGATTATTGGGATTTCCTGTACTTCTCGTTCACGATCGCGGTCGCGTCGCAGACGTCCGACGTGTCGCTGCGCGGTCGGTCGATCCGGCGCGCGGCGCTCGCGCAGTCGATCCTGTCGTTCTATTTCAACATGGCGGTGCTCGGGCTGTCGGTCAACGTCGCGGCGGGGCTGCTGAGCTGAAATCGAAGACCCGGATGGTGCGTGCCGCGTCAGTCGTGCGCATTCGCGCAAATGCCGCGATGCCCGGGCGATTTTCGTAATATGCAGTCGATTCCTTGCATTTCCCGGATGCGCTGCCTAATATGCAGCCAGGAGGCTGCATATGAACACATCGACCGATCGTATCGAAAAGCGGATCGTGCTGAACGCGCCGCGCTCACGGGTGTGGCGCGCGCTGACGAACGCCGACGAGTTCGGCGCGTGGTTTCGCGTCGATCTGACAGGGCAGGTTTTCGAAGCGGGACGGCGCGTCGAAGGCCGCATCACCTATCCCGGCTATGAGCATCTGGTGCTGCAGATGTGGATCGAGCGGATCGAGCCGGAACATCACTTCTCGTATCGCTGGCATCCGGCCGCGGTCGATCCCGCGATCGACTACTCGCAGGAGACGCCGACGCTCGTTGCGTTCGAGCTCGCCGACGCCGAAGCCGGCACGCTGCTCACCGTCGTCGAATCGGGCTTCGACAAGCTGCCGATCGAGCGCCGCGCGGACGCGTTTCGAATGAACAGCGGCGGCTGGGACGAGCAGATGAAGAACATCGCCGCGCATGTCGACGCGCGCTGACGGGCGGCCGCCGCGCGCGCCGCTCAAGCGCACGCAGCTGCGCGATTGCGCGGCGGTGTTCGCCGCGCTCGGCGACGAGACCCGCCTGCGGATCGTCGCCGCGCTGTGCGCGGGCGCGGCGCTGTCGATCGCGCAGATTACCGCGGGCACCGACATTACGCGACAGTCGGTCACGCAGCATCTGCAGGTGCTCGCGGAGGCGGGGCTCGTGCGCGACGTGAAGGTCGGGCGCGAGCGGCTGTGGAGCTTCGAGCCTGCGCAGATCGACGCCGCGCGGGCGGCGCTGGAGGCGATCGGGCGGCAGTGGGACCAGGCGCTGCTGCGGCTCAGGCAGGCCGTCGAAGCATGACGGCAGCGCCCGCTCGCCGCGCCTACTCGACGCGTCCGGCGACCGGCATCGCGGCTTCGTCCGCGAGCGTCGGGTAATCGGTGAGCCCGCGCGCGTCGCCGCCGAACAGCGTCTCGCGCCGATGCGCATTCCACGGCGCATTCCGCCGGATCCGCGCGGGCAGATCCGGATTCGCGACGAACGGACGCCCGAACGCGATCAGGTCGGCCCAGCCTTCGACGATCGCTTCGCGTGCGCGCTCCGCCGTGTACTTGCCCGCATAGATCATCACGCCGCGATAGGCCGCGCGCAGCCGCTGCTTGAACGACGCCGGCATGTGCGGCGCGTCGTCCCAGTCGGCTTCGGCGATGTGGATGTAGCCGACGCCGATCTCGTCGAGCAGCTTCACGGCCGCTGTGTACGTCGTCTCGGGATCGGCGTCGACGCAGCCGTTGAGCGTCGTCAGCGGTGCGAGACGAATGCCGACGCGCGCGGCGTCGCCGGTGCCTTCGATCAGCGCGCGCGCGACGTCGCCGAGAAAGCGCAGCCGGTTCTCGAGCGAGCCGCCGTATGCGTCGGTTCGCGTGTTCGCGTTCGAATCGATGAACTGATTGACGAGATAGCCGTTCGCGCCGTGCAGCTCGACACCGTCGAAGCCGGCTTCGATCGCGTTGCGCGCCGCGTCGCGGAACTGGCGGACGATTTCCGGAATCTCGCCGAGCGTGAGCGCGCGCGGCGTCGATGCCTGAACGAAGCCGGGTGCGCCGCCGTCGCCCGCGACGAACACGCTGACGCCTTCGGCCTGCAGCGCGGACGACGACACCGGCTGCGCGCCGCCGAGGAGGCTCGTGTGGCTCAGCCGCCCGACGTGCCACAGTTGCGCGAACATGCGTCCGCCCGCCGCGTGCACGGCGTCGGTGACCTCGCGCCAGCCCGCGATCTGCGCGGGCGTATGGATGCCGGGCGTCCACGCATAGCCCTTCGCGAGCGGCGCGACGTAGGCGCCTTCGCCGATGATGAGGCCGGCGCTCGCGCGCTGCGCGTAATACGCGGCCATCAATGCGTTCGCCTCGTCGCCGGGCTGCGTCGCGCGCGAGCGCGTCATCGGCGGCATCACGATGCGGTTCGGCAGGATCAGGCCGCCGAGTTGCAGCGGCTCGAACAGGGGATCGTCTTTCGTCATGTTCACTCTCCGGATAGTTAATGCGGCGCGCACGCCGCGGGTGCGTTCGATCGGGCAGCAGCGGCTGCGTCAGTCCCAGTCGGATGCGAGGCCGTCCGGGCTTACTTCGCGGCCGTTGCGTTCGAGCGCCGAGATCTGCGCGAGCGCGTCGTCGGTCAGGCGAAGCTGCTGCGCGAGCAGATTGCTCGCGAGATGCTCGCGTTTCGTCGACGACGGAATCACCGAGTAGCCGAGCTGCAGCGCCCATGCGAGCGCGACCTGCGCGG
This genomic stretch from Burkholderia oklahomensis C6786 harbors:
- a CDS encoding glucose-6-phosphate isomerase; translation: MSVTTLPVRASGGGASRRKLLSDPKHWVAQAGLWTVTALLIAAHQGTLLTYGFPCLAIAAGLWLYFMSPARYVGFMWWMWFLSPEVRRLADWSKGAYTPTSLIQIAPLAVTMIAGLGLLRHYRVLAERRGLPVLLILFGLMYAFLVGVVSSGPLAAIYDLANWLYPVLIGFHIVVHSRDYPEYRKVILSTFVWGMLVMGVYGIVQFFVMPKWDVLWMVGSQMSSQGDPVPYGVRVFSTMNSSGPFAFAMMGALVFMIAATERVRWIAGAAGFLSFCLCLVRSTWGGWVIALVIQLAKSSNRVRVRIIGSAIVLAALCVPLLTVGPVADRLGQRLQSITNLKDDRSYDDRNKFYATFAQTAFTDVAGEGLGATGASTKLSSSNGDLGKYGSFDSGVMNVPFVLGWPGTLLYLFGLVWLLGRVLRASFRLRRDKFVAACLSLSLSVFAMLVFTNSFIGTGGLLLFMSIFSILSAAHWQKLQRASAARFPGADQ
- a CDS encoding glycosyltransferase family 4 protein, which codes for MRIVIVTHVVRHNDGQGRVNYEIARAALAENYQVTLVASHVAPELLADARVRWIPVKAGRFWPSHLVKQQVFAIKSAWWLRNHRDAYDVLHVNGFISWVRADVNTAHFVHGGWFASPYYPFRLSKGLWSAYQYIYTRTNALLEGWAYRRSRAITAVSQKVADEIERIGIDGDRIGVIYNGVDTRAFANAAPDRNAFGLPSEPFMLLFVGDLRTPRKNLGTVLKALTQLPPDVHLAVAGYLPGSPYPDEARALKIDSRVHFLGLVKNMPTLMSSVDAYVFPSRYEAMSLSLLEAMAAGLPVVTARTAGGAEIITQDCGIVLDDPDDPAALAQAIGRLARSREACRAMGEAARKLMDGFGWARMGAQYIALYRRLRQSSQSPSLAGAEHAVTQEPS
- a CDS encoding glycosyltransferase family 4 protein, coding for MKHTVTSIKSLQIGMHWFPERAGGLDRMYYSLVGALPGAGVAVRGVVAGSERVAADTGGAIRGFGPATSSLPRRMIAARHALRDVVRIERPDVVSSHFALYTFPGLDVTRGIPQVSHFQGPWADESHVEGADSLGQKVKHRLEQAVYARSLRLIVLSNAFGQILTSRYNVDPDRVRVVPGCVDTAQFDLPMTPADARRKLQLPQDRPIVLAVRRLVRRMGLEDLIDAVKIVRRRHPDVLLLIAGKGRLEGELQERIDDAEIGDNVKLLGFVPDNHLAALYRAATLSVVPTVALEGFGLITVESLASGTPVLVTPVGGLPEAVAGLSEALVLPEIGACAIADGLTAALSGSLVLPDADACRQYAREHFDNAVIARRVAEVYEEAIRAGA
- a CDS encoding AraC family transcriptional regulator, whose amino-acid sequence is MARLASPTLSLRRYGAVQESDVHDFHQIVLGVDGSMTMTVDGADERIDCRSAWLIPAGSRHEYAGLGDNSQLVLDLPLGSLAVPERLFERAKTMSIDPDLTTLVGELASRVAPEPRVDVASVRRFHWQAAARLCGALVGELGGASPRPAAGLDFARIDRWLRAHLAEPLRIADLAAHCGFGMRRFHQLFCDAFGETPHRYLQRLRLDAAVVLLGDPKRSLTDIAGEVGFADQSAFTHAFTKRFGLAPGQWRGDRH
- a CDS encoding FKBP-type peptidyl-prolyl cis-trans isomerase; this encodes MAVVTTESGLKYEDLTEGAGAEARAGQTVSVHYTGWLTDGQKFDSSKDRNDPFAFVLGGGMVIKGWDEGVQGMKVGGVRRLTIPPQLGYGARGAGGVIPPNATLVFEVELLDV
- a CDS encoding metal-dependent hydrolase, translating into MNQSAKSTDTVFVMPVRRDLRFNLPVERATNWHGQGSQVSHFFNALSLLFPAGERFFMDSVRNYRDRIDDPVLKKQVLGFIGQEAMHTREHIEYNELMQANRLPARKLDKRVWKVLGWMKKVLPHSVQLAHTVAAEHYTAMLANWLLSDPAVLAGSHEGYKQMWQWHALEETEHKAVSFDVWNAVMKPGPKRYLIRVGVFLMTTLMFWPTVFLLHTRLIRSDRYADHRVRGLWRAAKLLYGPRHGMFPSIAREWLSFFRPGFHPWDHDNRHHLKRVDDIVAATQARDAQTLPPIDLDVAKPA
- a CDS encoding MbcA/ParS/Xre antitoxin family protein, producing MSHPALKPLPNPPEATVAQMSAAGLRAFFNIARDWDLSTDEQIVLLGSPGRSTFFKWKASPQTARLTHDTLERLSLVLGIYKALQILLPQPAAADTWVKRPNDAAPFNGKRALDRMLAGNISDLVAVRQYLDATRGGWA
- a CDS encoding RES family NAD+ phosphorylase, giving the protein MGVNFPERQTDWPTAALHWTPAYRVIPTRFPAINLFDRVASAEDFDALYALEALTNDRVRTEVGVLGLVPPDERRFGPGYGPIMAAFTHLNPNGSRFSDGSYGVFYCAHTRNTAIAETRYHASLFLAATKEPPMRQQMRLYTVVAQGGVADVRAWRERDPALLDPVDYTAGQAFGHAVRDAGGAGIAYPSVRDPGGECLAAFRTTLLRDCHHAAYLEYNWNGAAIDAVFELNQVG
- a CDS encoding metallophosphoesterase, with the protein product MDTAPLIRRHTANHAGRDFVVGDLHGCVDPLRVLLHTVRFDPARDRLFSVGDLVDRGTQSESALALLDRPWFHCVLGNHEDVLCSVAAGRLPMSVWQRIGGDWAADLPAETLERYARRLRELPLVRVVGEGGERFNVLHAEFFGSDADLDRGDYAPDVITRLLWGRELAYGRTADPAARQSGLSTTYCGHTPMHDVVHIGAQTFIDTGAFDPSGRLTLLDTKSGECWSLSVAAARHQGAADVPLP
- a CDS encoding DUF1345 domain-containing protein: MTFYPQVLRNRPRMVIAVAIGAAFGLLFPYPLRPFSRILIGWDCTIWLYLVLMWVRMVRAHHHKVREIAMREDENATIVLTIICFATVASIAAIVLELVSVKSVGFRSGLGHYAVTGATMFGAWFLIPTIFTLHYARLYYLSPKEARALSFPDRELEPDYWDFLYFSFTIAVASQTSDVSLRGRSIRRAALAQSILSFYFNMAVLGLSVNVAAGLLS
- a CDS encoding SRPBCC family protein encodes the protein MNTSTDRIEKRIVLNAPRSRVWRALTNADEFGAWFRVDLTGQVFEAGRRVEGRITYPGYEHLVLQMWIERIEPEHHFSYRWHPAAVDPAIDYSQETPTLVAFELADAEAGTLLTVVESGFDKLPIERRADAFRMNSGGWDEQMKNIAAHVDAR